One genomic region from Peromyscus eremicus chromosome 20, PerEre_H2_v1, whole genome shotgun sequence encodes:
- the LOC131896278 gene encoding uncharacterized protein C9orf85 homolog, with product MSSQKGNVARSRPQKHQNTFTFKNDKFDKSVQTKKINAKLHDGVCQRCKEVLEWRVKYSKYKPLSKPKKCVKCLQKTVKDSYHIICRPCACELEVCAKCGKKEDIVIPFNREPETSANTENQDSNHRRSCKGKEDSDEDLDDDTHSDDEDGDT from the coding sequence ATGAGTTCCCAGAAAGGCAACGTGGCTCGGTCCAGGCCTCAGAAGCACCAGAATACGTTCACCTTCAAAAATGACAAGTTCGATAAGAGTGTTCAGACCAAGAAAATTAATGCCAAACTTCATGATGGAGTGTGTCAGCGCTGCAAAGAAGTTCTTGAGTGGCGTGTAAAATACAGCAAGTACAAACCATTGTCAAAGCCTAAGAAGTGTGTTAAATGTTTACAAAAGACAGTCAAGGACTCTTACCACATAATTTGTAGACCCTGTGCCTGTGAACTTGAAGTTTGTGCAAAgtgtggaaagaaagaagacatcGTTATTCCGTTTAATAGAGAACCAGAAACTTCAGCAAATACTGAAAATCAAGATTCTAACCATAGAAGAAGCTGCAAAGGGAAGGAGGACAGTGATGAGGATTTAGATGATGACACCCACTCGGATGATGAGGATGGAGACACTTAG